Proteins found in one Chlamydia pneumoniae TW-183 genomic segment:
- a CDS encoding CNNM domain-containing protein, giving the protein MTNSALFWIGVNIICIVLQGFYSMMEMACVSFNRVRLQYYLTKDHKKARYINFLIRRPYRLFGTVMLGVNIALQVGSESSRNCYRALGITPDYAPFTQIFIVVIFAELLPLTISRKIPEKLALWGAPILYYSHYIFYPLIQLIGSLTEGLYYLLNIRKEKLNSTLSRDEFQKALETHHEEQDFNTIATNIFSLSATCADQVCQPLEQVTMLPSSANVKDFCRTIKNTDINFIPVYHKARKNVIGIAHPKDFVNKALDEPLINNLHSPWFITAKSKLIRILKEFRDNRSSVAVVLNASGEPIGILSLNAIFKILFNTTNIAHLKPKTISVIERTFPGNSRIKDLQKELDIQFPQYPVETLAQLVLQLLDSPAEVGTSVIINNLLLEVKEMSLSGIKTVSIKNLLS; this is encoded by the coding sequence ATGACTAATTCTGCTCTCTTTTGGATAGGAGTCAACATTATCTGTATTGTCTTACAAGGATTCTATTCGATGATGGAAATGGCCTGCGTGTCATTTAACCGTGTACGATTGCAATACTATCTGACTAAAGATCATAAGAAAGCTCGCTACATTAATTTCCTGATTCGCCGCCCCTATCGTTTATTTGGAACGGTGATGTTAGGAGTGAATATCGCTCTACAAGTCGGGTCTGAGTCCTCAAGAAATTGCTATCGAGCTTTAGGAATCACTCCAGATTACGCTCCTTTCACTCAAATTTTTATAGTTGTGATTTTTGCAGAACTTCTACCTCTAACAATATCACGGAAGATTCCTGAAAAATTAGCACTTTGGGGAGCACCGATTCTCTATTATTCCCACTATATTTTCTATCCTCTGATTCAGCTCATAGGAAGTCTCACTGAGGGTCTTTACTATCTTCTAAATATTAGGAAAGAAAAATTGAACTCTACATTAAGTAGAGACGAGTTCCAAAAAGCTTTAGAGACTCACCATGAAGAACAAGATTTCAATACAATTGCTACAAATATTTTCTCTTTAAGTGCGACTTGTGCAGATCAGGTATGCCAACCTTTAGAACAGGTTACCATGCTTCCTTCTTCTGCAAATGTTAAAGATTTTTGCCGGACTATAAAAAATACAGATATCAACTTTATTCCTGTCTATCACAAGGCCCGAAAAAACGTTATTGGGATTGCCCATCCTAAAGACTTTGTCAATAAAGCTCTTGATGAACCCCTAATCAATAATCTACACTCGCCTTGGTTTATCACTGCAAAATCAAAACTTATTCGTATCCTCAAAGAGTTTCGAGACAACCGTTCGAGTGTTGCTGTTGTCCTCAATGCTTCTGGTGAACCTATAGGTATTCTTAGTTTAAATGCAATTTTCAAAATCTTATTCAACACTACAAACATTGCTCATTTAAAACCCAAGACCATCTCTGTTATTGAAAGAACGTTTCCTGGCAACTCTCGCATAAAAGATCTGCAAAAAGAACTCGATATTCAATTTCCGCAATATCCTGTAGAAACCCTAGCCCAATTGGTATTGCAACTGCTAGACAGTCCTGCAGAAGTAGGAACTTCTGTAATTATCAACAACTTGCTTTTAGAAGTTAAAGAGATGTCTTTATCTGGGATAAAAACCGTATCGATTAAAAACTTACTCTCATAG
- a CDS encoding PP2C family protein-serine/threonine phosphatase, giving the protein MDFDYFGLSDIGRVRARNEDFWQVNLMSQVVAIADGVGGRLGGDIASQEAVTSLMELIDEQQSKLMGYEDDQYKETLKKILLEVNGVVYEHGQMEEHLQGMGTTLSFIQFRKDRAWLFHVGDSRIYRIREGELRRLTEDHSLENQLKNRYGLPKQSDKVYSYRHILTNVLGSRPYVMPDIRNLPCEKEDLYCLCSDGLTNMVPDIDIRDILNQPATLEERGNALISLANTRGGDDNATVVLVRIQ; this is encoded by the coding sequence GTGGATTTTGATTATTTTGGTCTGAGTGATATTGGTAGGGTGCGCGCTAGAAATGAAGATTTTTGGCAGGTAAACCTCATGTCTCAAGTGGTTGCTATTGCTGACGGTGTTGGGGGGCGTCTTGGTGGAGACATTGCTTCTCAAGAGGCAGTGACTAGCCTTATGGAGCTGATTGATGAGCAACAGTCAAAATTGATGGGGTATGAGGATGACCAGTATAAGGAGACTTTAAAAAAGATCCTTTTAGAGGTCAATGGTGTGGTCTATGAACACGGCCAAATGGAAGAGCATCTCCAGGGTATGGGAACCACTCTTAGCTTCATCCAATTCCGGAAGGATAGGGCATGGCTATTTCATGTGGGAGATAGTCGAATTTATCGTATTCGTGAGGGAGAACTGCGCCGCCTTACCGAAGACCATTCTTTAGAAAATCAATTAAAAAATCGTTATGGGCTTCCTAAACAATCAGATAAGGTGTATTCTTATCGCCATATTCTGACTAATGTTTTGGGAAGTCGTCCCTATGTCATGCCTGACATTCGGAATCTTCCTTGTGAAAAGGAAGATTTGTACTGCCTCTGTTCGGATGGATTGACAAACATGGTTCCAGATATCGATATTCGTGATATCTTGAACCAGCCCGCCACCCTAGAAGAACGGGGGAATGCATTAATTTCTCTAGCCAATACTCGTGGAGGCGATGACAACGCTACTGTCGTATTAGTCCGAATACAATAG
- a CDS encoding glycogen debranching protein, with translation MEKVSSYPSVPLPLGASKISPNRYRFALYASQATEVILALTDENSEVIEVPLYPDTHRTGAIWHIEIEGISDQSSYAFRVHGPKKHGMQYSFKEYLADPYAKNIHSPQSFGSRKKQGDYAFCYLKEEPFPWDGDQPLHLPKEEMIIYEMHVRSFTQSSSSRVHAPGTFLGIIEKIDHLHKLGINAVELLPIFEFDETAHPFRNSKFPYLCNYWGYAPLNFFSPCRRYAYASDPCAPSREFKTLVKTLHQEGIEVILDVVFNHTGLQGTTCSLPWIDTPSYYILDAQGHFTNYSGCGNTLNTNRAPTTQWILDILRYWVEEMHVDGFRFDLASVFSRGPSGSPLQFAPVLEAISFDPLLASTKIIAEPWDAGGLYQVGYFPTLSPRWSEWNGPYRDNVKAFLNGDQNLIGTFASRISGSQDIYPHGSPTNSINYVSCHDGFTLCDTVTYNHKHNEANGEDNRDGTDANYSYNFGTEGKTEDPGILEVRERQLRNFFLTLMVSQGIPMIQSGDEYAHTAEGNNNRWALDSNANYFLWDQLTAKPTLMHFLCDLIAFRKKYKTLFNRGFLSNKEISWVDAMGNPMTWRPGNFLAFKIKSPKAHVYVAFHVGAQDQLATLPKASSNFLPYQIVAESQQGFVPQNVATPTVSLQPHTTLIAISHAKEVT, from the coding sequence ATGCTTCACAAGCTACCGAAGTCATCCTTGCTTTAACAGACGAAAATTCAGAAGTCATAGAAGTCCCTCTTTACCCCGATACACACCGCACGGGTGCGATTTGGCATATAGAGATCGAGGGTATTTCTGATCAATCGTCTTATGCATTTCGTGTTCATGGGCCTAAAAAGCATGGAATGCAATACTCTTTTAAAGAATATCTTGCAGATCCCTATGCGAAGAATATTCATTCCCCACAGAGTTTTGGTTCGCGAAAGAAACAGGGGGATTATGCATTTTGTTATTTAAAGGAAGAACCATTTCCTTGGGATGGTGATCAGCCTCTGCATTTGCCGAAAGAAGAGATGATCATCTATGAGATGCATGTACGTTCCTTCACGCAATCTTCTTCATCTAGGGTTCATGCTCCGGGAACCTTCCTAGGAATCATTGAAAAGATCGACCATCTGCATAAGCTGGGAATCAACGCTGTTGAACTCTTACCTATCTTTGAGTTCGATGAGACTGCGCATCCTTTTAGAAATTCGAAATTCCCTTATCTGTGCAATTATTGGGGTTATGCTCCCCTAAATTTCTTTTCTCCTTGCCGACGTTATGCTTATGCCTCTGATCCTTGCGCTCCAAGTAGAGAGTTTAAAACTTTAGTAAAGACCTTGCATCAAGAAGGTATTGAGGTCATTCTTGATGTTGTTTTTAATCATACGGGCTTGCAAGGGACGACCTGCTCTTTGCCTTGGATAGACACTCCGAGCTATTATATTTTAGATGCACAAGGTCACTTTACAAATTATTCAGGCTGTGGAAACACTCTCAATACAAACCGCGCCCCCACGACCCAATGGATTCTCGACATCTTACGTTATTGGGTAGAAGAAATGCATGTCGATGGGTTCCGATTTGATCTTGCTTCTGTCTTTTCTCGTGGTCCTTCGGGATCTCCCCTACAATTCGCTCCTGTTTTAGAGGCGATTTCTTTTGATCCTTTACTTGCGAGCACAAAGATTATAGCTGAGCCTTGGGATGCTGGCGGTTTGTATCAGGTGGGCTATTTCCCCACACTGTCTCCAAGATGGAGTGAATGGAACGGTCCGTATCGTGATAACGTGAAAGCATTTCTTAATGGGGATCAAAATCTCATAGGAACCTTTGCTTCTAGAATTTCAGGATCTCAAGACATCTATCCTCACGGCTCGCCTACAAATTCGATTAACTATGTCAGTTGCCATGATGGTTTTACGTTATGTGACACTGTGACTTATAACCACAAACATAATGAGGCTAACGGAGAGGATAATCGTGACGGCACAGATGCGAACTACAGCTACAATTTCGGAACGGAAGGGAAAACAGAAGACCCTGGCATTCTTGAAGTTCGTGAAAGACAGTTACGAAATTTTTTCCTTACTTTGATGGTCTCGCAAGGCATTCCGATGATTCAATCAGGAGATGAGTATGCCCATACCGCGGAAGGCAATAACAACCGTTGGGCTTTGGATTCGAATGCGAATTACTTCCTTTGGGATCAGCTTACCGCAAAGCCTACACTGATGCACTTTCTCTGTGATCTCATTGCGTTTCGAAAAAAATATAAAACACTTTTTAATCGAGGCTTTCTTTCCAATAAGGAAATCAGTTGGGTAGATGCTATGGGAAATCCCATGACATGGCGCCCTGGAAATTTCTTAGCATTTAAAATAAAATCGCCAAAAGCGCATGTATATGTTGCTTTTCACGTGGGAGCTCAAGACCAACTTGCGACCTTACCTAAAGCCTCCAGCAACTTTCTTCCTTATCAAATAGTTGCCGAGAGTCAGCAAGGGTTTGTCCCTCAAAATGTAGCAACGCCGACAGTGTCGCTACAGCCCCATACCACGCTAATTGCGATCAGCCATGCGAAAGAGGTTACCTGA
- a CDS encoding CT253 family lipoprotein, which yields MRKMLVLLASLGLLSPTLSSCTHLGSSGSYHPKLYTSGSKTKGVIAMLPVFHRPGKSLEPLPWNLQGEFTEEISKRFYASEKVFLIKHNASPQTVSQFYAPIANRLPETIIEQFLPAEFIVATELLEQKTGKEAGVDSVTASVRVRVFDIRHHKIALIYQEIIECSQPLTTLVNDYHRYGWNSKHFDSTPMGLMHSRLFREVVARVEGYVCANYS from the coding sequence ATGCGAAAAATGTTGGTATTATTGGCATCTTTAGGACTTCTATCCCCAACCCTATCCAGCTGCACTCACTTAGGCTCTTCAGGAAGTTATCATCCTAAGCTATACACTTCAGGGAGCAAAACTAAAGGTGTGATTGCGATGCTTCCTGTATTTCATCGCCCAGGAAAGAGTCTTGAACCTTTACCTTGGAACCTCCAAGGAGAATTTACTGAAGAGATCAGCAAAAGGTTTTATGCTTCGGAAAAGGTCTTCCTGATCAAGCACAATGCTTCACCTCAGACAGTCTCTCAGTTCTATGCTCCGATTGCGAATCGTCTACCCGAAACAATTATTGAGCAATTTCTTCCTGCAGAATTCATTGTTGCTACAGAACTGTTAGAACAAAAGACAGGGAAAGAAGCAGGTGTCGATTCTGTAACAGCGTCTGTACGTGTTCGCGTTTTTGATATCCGTCATCATAAAATAGCTCTCATTTATCAAGAGATTATCGAATGCAGCCAGCCTTTAACTACCCTAGTCAATGATTATCATCGCTATGGCTGGAACTCAAAACATTTTGATTCAACGCCCATGGGCTTAATGCATAGCCGTCTTTTCCGCGAAGTTGTTGCCAGAGTTGAGGGCTATGTTTGTGCTAACTACTCGTAG
- the dcd gene encoding dCTP deaminase translates to MSIKEDKWIREMALNADMIHPFVNGQVNVNEETGEKLISYGLSSYGYDLRLSREFKVFTNVYNSVVDPKCFTEDIFISITDDVCIVPPNSFALARSVEYFRIPRNVLTMCIGKSTYARCGIIVNVTPFEPEWEGHVTIEISNTTPLPAKIYANEGIAQVLFFESSTTCEVSYADRKGKYQKQQGITVPCV, encoded by the coding sequence ATGAGCATAAAAGAAGATAAGTGGATACGAGAGATGGCCCTAAATGCCGATATGATCCATCCCTTTGTTAATGGCCAAGTGAACGTAAATGAGGAGACAGGCGAAAAACTTATAAGTTACGGCCTATCGAGTTATGGTTACGACCTCCGCCTATCTCGAGAATTCAAAGTGTTCACCAATGTCTATAACTCTGTTGTTGATCCAAAATGCTTTACTGAGGATATCTTCATCTCTATTACTGATGACGTCTGTATTGTTCCTCCAAATTCTTTTGCTCTAGCTCGTAGCGTTGAGTATTTCCGAATTCCTAGAAATGTCTTAACAATGTGTATAGGAAAGTCTACATATGCACGCTGTGGAATTATCGTAAATGTCACACCTTTTGAGCCTGAATGGGAAGGGCATGTGACTATAGAAATTTCTAACACTACGCCATTGCCAGCGAAAATTTACGCTAATGAAGGGATTGCCCAGGTCTTATTCTTTGAGTCTAGTACGACCTGCGAGGTTTCTTATGCAGACAGAAAAGGAAAGTATCAAAAGCAACAAGGCATCACCGTACCTTGTGTCTAA
- a CDS encoding SpoIID/LytB domain-containing protein: MSISGFSEVKVSDTFVKQDTVVEPKIRVLLSNESTTALIEAKGPYRIYGDNVLLDTAIQGQRCVVHALYEGIRWGEFYPGLQCLKIEPVDDTASLFFNGIQYQGSLYVHRKDNHCIMVSNEVTIEDYLKSVLSIKYLEELDKEALSACIILERTALYEKLLARNPQNFWHVKAEEEGYAGFGVTKQFYGVEEAIDWTARLVVDSPQGLIIDAQGLLQSNVDRLAIEGFNARQILEKFYKDVDFVVIESWNEELDGEIR, from the coding sequence ATGAGTATCTCAGGATTCTCAGAAGTAAAGGTATCCGATACTTTTGTGAAGCAGGATACTGTCGTTGAACCTAAAATTCGTGTCCTTTTATCTAATGAAAGCACCACAGCTCTCATAGAAGCCAAAGGTCCTTATCGCATTTATGGAGATAATGTCTTATTAGACACAGCGATTCAAGGCCAGCGTTGCGTGGTCCACGCTCTATACGAAGGGATCCGTTGGGGAGAATTTTATCCCGGACTCCAGTGTTTAAAGATCGAGCCTGTAGATGACACTGCTTCTCTTTTTTTTAACGGGATTCAGTATCAAGGTTCCCTATACGTTCATCGTAAAGACAACCATTGCATCATGGTTTCTAACGAAGTTACAATCGAAGATTATCTGAAATCTGTACTTTCTATAAAGTACCTTGAAGAGCTAGATAAAGAAGCTCTATCTGCTTGCATCATTCTAGAAAGAACCGCTCTATACGAAAAGCTCCTTGCAAGAAATCCTCAAAACTTTTGGCATGTTAAAGCTGAAGAAGAAGGGTATGCAGGATTTGGTGTGACCAAGCAGTTCTATGGTGTAGAAGAGGCTATAGACTGGACAGCTCGTTTAGTTGTGGATAGCCCTCAAGGATTAATTATAGATGCACAAGGGCTCTTGCAGTCCAACGTAGATCGTCTTGCTATAGAAGGATTCAATGCACGTCAGATTCTTGAGAAGTTCTACAAGGATGTGGATTTTGTAGTTATAGAATCCTGGAATGAAGAACTGGACGGAGAGATCAGGTAA
- a CDS encoding MazG nucleotide pyrophosphohydrolase domain-containing protein: MRDHAFSKLIGTVRAMVVEGRCPWSLQQSLVSMVEHILGECQEFHEAVLQGKTVQEVGSEAGDVLTLVLILCFLLEREGVLASEDVANEAMEKLRRRAPYIFAEDYKPVSIEEADRLWELAKHREKNEST; encoded by the coding sequence ATGCGAGATCACGCTTTTTCTAAATTGATAGGGACTGTCCGTGCCATGGTAGTTGAAGGACGTTGTCCTTGGTCACTTCAGCAATCCCTAGTCTCTATGGTAGAGCATATTCTTGGAGAGTGTCAGGAATTTCACGAGGCCGTCTTACAAGGTAAGACGGTACAAGAGGTTGGTTCCGAAGCCGGGGATGTCTTAACTTTAGTTCTAATTTTATGTTTTCTGTTAGAACGAGAGGGCGTACTTGCTTCCGAAGACGTTGCCAATGAGGCTATGGAAAAATTGCGTCGCCGTGCTCCTTATATATTCGCTGAAGATTACAAGCCGGTCTCGATTGAAGAGGCCGATCGCCTTTGGGAGCTTGCTAAGCACCGAGAGAAAAATGAATCTACATAG
- a CDS encoding cysteine desulfurase family protein — protein sequence MIYLDNNAMTPPERGLLEFLQKTFLIEGTYANPSSVHQLGKKSRQLVLEASHWMQKVLSFQGRVLYTSGATESLNLAIASLPKDSHVITSGSEHPAILEPLKHSSLSVSYLNPEEGRCVLTIEQIERAVTPKTSAIILGWVNSETGAKADIAAIAHFAQERQLQFIVDATANVGKERIVLPSGVTMAAFSGHKFHALSGIGALLVSPGVKLHPQLWGGGQQGGLRAGTENLWGIASLLYIFKYLDLHQERISQEILTHRNGFEKAIKARIPDVHIHCADQPRANNVSAIAFPPLEGEVLQIALDIEGVACGYGSACSSGATAPFKSLVSMGVDEELTLATLRFSFSHLLLQEDVERAVGIIEKVVERLKNS from the coding sequence ATGATCTATTTGGATAACAATGCGATGACACCCCCAGAGAGGGGACTTTTGGAATTTCTCCAAAAAACCTTCCTTATAGAAGGGACGTACGCGAATCCTTCGAGCGTCCATCAATTAGGTAAAAAATCTCGTCAACTGGTTCTAGAAGCTTCACACTGGATGCAAAAGGTCCTTTCGTTTCAGGGCCGTGTCCTCTATACCTCAGGGGCTACTGAGAGTTTAAATTTAGCAATAGCAAGCCTCCCTAAAGACAGTCATGTTATCACCTCAGGTAGCGAACACCCCGCCATCTTAGAGCCTTTAAAACATTCCTCGCTTTCCGTTTCTTATTTAAATCCCGAAGAAGGGAGATGTGTTCTTACTATAGAGCAGATTGAAAGAGCTGTGACTCCTAAAACTTCAGCAATCATCTTAGGTTGGGTCAATAGTGAGACTGGTGCCAAAGCTGATATAGCTGCTATAGCCCACTTCGCGCAAGAACGACAATTGCAATTTATTGTGGATGCGACTGCAAATGTAGGTAAGGAGAGGATAGTTCTTCCCTCTGGTGTCACTATGGCAGCATTCAGTGGACATAAATTTCATGCACTCTCTGGAATCGGAGCTCTTCTGGTCTCTCCAGGAGTCAAACTACATCCTCAGCTGTGGGGAGGAGGTCAGCAAGGAGGGCTGCGCGCAGGCACAGAAAATCTTTGGGGAATCGCCTCTCTGCTTTATATTTTCAAATACCTAGATCTTCATCAAGAGCGTATCTCTCAGGAAATTCTTACCCATAGAAATGGTTTTGAAAAGGCAATCAAAGCACGCATTCCTGATGTCCATATTCATTGTGCGGATCAACCACGGGCAAACAACGTCTCAGCAATTGCTTTCCCTCCGTTGGAAGGTGAGGTATTGCAAATCGCCTTAGATATAGAAGGAGTGGCTTGTGGTTATGGATCCGCATGCTCTTCAGGTGCTACCGCACCCTTTAAATCTCTTGTCAGCATGGGTGTTGATGAAGAGTTGACCCTGGCAACACTCAGGTTTTCTTTTAGCCATCTTCTCTTGCAAGAAGATGTTGAAAGAGCCGTTGGAATTATAGAAAAAGTCGTAGAACGTTTGAAAAATTCCTAA
- the ruvB gene encoding Holliday junction branch migration DNA helicase RuvB: MTHQVAVLHQDKKFDVSLRPKGLEEFYGQHHLKERLDLFLCAALQRGEVPGHCLFFGPPGLGKTSLAHIVAYTVGKGLVLASGPQLIKPSDLLGLLTSLQEGDVFFIDEIHRMGKVAEEYLYSAMEDFKVDITIDSGPGARSVRVDLAPFTLVGATTRSGMLSEPLRARFAFSARLSYYSDQDLKEILVRSSHLLGIEADSSALLEIAKRSRGTPRLANHLLRWVRDFAQIREGNCINGDVAEKALAMLLIDDWGLNEIDIKLLTTIIDYYQGGPVGIKTLSVAVGEDIKTLEDVYEPFLILKGFIKKTPRGRMVTQLAYDHLKRHAKNLLSLGEGQ; encoded by the coding sequence ATGACGCATCAAGTAGCTGTCTTGCATCAGGATAAAAAATTTGATGTTTCGTTAAGACCTAAAGGGTTAGAAGAATTTTATGGACAGCATCATTTAAAAGAACGCCTAGATCTATTTCTTTGCGCAGCATTGCAACGAGGAGAAGTTCCAGGACATTGCTTGTTTTTTGGACCCCCAGGCTTAGGGAAAACCTCACTTGCTCACATCGTTGCCTACACCGTGGGGAAAGGGCTGGTCTTGGCATCGGGGCCTCAGTTAATCAAACCCTCGGACCTGTTAGGACTTTTAACTAGTTTGCAAGAAGGGGACGTGTTTTTCATCGATGAGATCCATCGTATGGGGAAAGTTGCTGAGGAATACCTGTATTCTGCAATGGAAGATTTCAAAGTCGATATTACTATAGATTCAGGACCCGGAGCTCGCTCGGTCCGTGTCGATCTTGCTCCTTTCACTTTAGTGGGAGCAACGACTCGATCAGGAATGCTAAGCGAACCTTTAAGAGCACGCTTTGCTTTTAGTGCGAGACTTTCCTATTACTCGGATCAAGATCTAAAAGAGATTTTAGTCCGCTCCTCACATTTACTCGGAATCGAAGCTGACAGCTCCGCATTACTAGAAATTGCTAAGAGATCCCGAGGGACGCCACGACTGGCAAATCATCTTCTACGTTGGGTCAGAGATTTTGCTCAGATCCGAGAAGGAAACTGTATCAATGGGGACGTAGCAGAAAAAGCTTTGGCTATGCTATTAATAGATGATTGGGGATTGAATGAAATTGATATCAAACTTCTCACTACAATCATCGACTACTACCAAGGTGGTCCCGTTGGAATTAAAACCTTATCGGTAGCTGTGGGAGAAGATATCAAAACTCTTGAAGATGTTTATGAACCGTTTTTAATTTTAAAAGGTTTTATCAAAAAGACTCCCAGAGGCAGAATGGTAACACAACTTGCTTACGACCATTTAAAAAGACATGCAAAGAACTTATTGAGTTTAGGAGAAGGACAGTGA
- a CDS encoding CPBP family intramembrane glutamic endopeptidase, whose product MSKFILLLSLGVAALASKNFFIWPAPSGKTPLKLRQVLFGGALLVFSSLVALSVSSQTAELLSTMTGISLAFAFLFYLLFLPKDITRAILFSGERPVKTSWRALGSAIRMWIIIIPVTQLIGIMMSKFLTLVLPMQEIHTQEVTQEVQNSLPITGHYISMILNLGVLTPFGEEVFFRGILQTFLKNKMTRIAAVLCSSIIFSFIHIEHSLGSWVFVPVLFVFSLSAGFLYEKDRHILSPIALHGLFNLTSLLFLGIK is encoded by the coding sequence ATGTCCAAGTTTATTCTTCTCTTGTCCCTTGGCGTCGCTGCTCTAGCTTCCAAAAACTTCTTTATCTGGCCAGCACCCTCTGGGAAAACACCTTTAAAGCTCCGCCAAGTTTTATTTGGTGGTGCTCTTCTTGTTTTTTCTTCCCTTGTAGCTCTTAGCGTGAGCTCACAAACTGCGGAATTACTTTCCACCATGACAGGAATTAGCCTTGCCTTTGCATTTCTGTTCTACCTGCTTTTTCTCCCCAAGGATATCACACGTGCTATACTTTTCTCTGGAGAAAGACCGGTTAAAACTTCATGGCGTGCTCTAGGATCTGCCATCAGAATGTGGATCATCATCATCCCAGTAACACAACTGATTGGGATTATGATGAGTAAATTTTTAACTTTGGTTCTTCCTATGCAAGAGATTCACACACAAGAAGTCACTCAAGAAGTTCAGAACTCTCTGCCTATAACAGGACACTACATTAGCATGATTCTAAATTTAGGCGTCCTCACTCCATTTGGAGAAGAGGTATTTTTTAGAGGAATTCTACAGACATTCTTGAAAAACAAAATGACGCGCATAGCTGCGGTACTATGCTCTTCTATTATTTTCTCTTTCATTCACATTGAACACTCTTTAGGAAGTTGGGTCTTTGTCCCCGTGCTCTTTGTTTTTTCCTTATCTGCAGGGTTTCTATATGAAAAAGATCGGCACATTCTTTCTCCCATTGCACTGCACGGGTTGTTTAACCTCACCTCATTGCTATTTTTGGGAATAAAGTAA
- a CDS encoding hemolysin family protein: MIPTMLMFFIICFTLCSGFISLSQIALFSLPTSLISHYKRSKSKKQQRVATLLLHPHHLLITLIFCDIGLNIAIQNCFAILFGDAASWWFTVGLPLAITLILGEILPKAVALPFNTQIASSVAPLILCVTKIFKPLLHWGIVGINYVVQWILSKQQIDIIQPQELKEVLQSCKDFGVVNQEESRLLYGYLSLSDCSVKERMQPRQDILFYDIQTPLENLYLLFSKQHCSRVPICNDNLQNLLGICTARSLLLHDKPLQSSDDLLPLLKKPYYMPETISAKMALCQMAAEDETLGMIIDEYGSIEGLITQEDLFEIVAGEIVDQRDNKILYTTSGADVIIASGTLELREFSEIFDINLPTNNNIATIGGWLIEQIGTIPTTGMKLSWNNLLFQVLDAAPNRIRRVYIRKLYD, encoded by the coding sequence ATGATTCCTACCATGTTAATGTTCTTCATTATCTGTTTTACTTTATGCTCGGGATTCATTTCGTTATCTCAAATTGCTTTGTTTTCTTTGCCTACGAGTTTGATCTCGCACTATAAGCGCTCTAAATCTAAGAAACAGCAGCGAGTAGCTACCCTTCTTCTACATCCCCACCACCTGCTCATCACCTTAATTTTTTGTGATATCGGACTGAATATTGCTATTCAAAACTGTTTTGCCATTCTATTTGGAGATGCAGCTTCGTGGTGGTTTACTGTAGGTCTTCCTTTAGCAATTACTTTGATCTTAGGTGAGATTCTCCCTAAAGCAGTAGCTCTTCCTTTTAATACACAGATTGCTAGTTCCGTAGCCCCTCTTATTCTTTGTGTTACTAAAATCTTCAAACCCCTACTCCACTGGGGTATCGTAGGAATTAATTATGTGGTCCAATGGATTTTATCGAAGCAACAGATTGATATCATCCAACCCCAAGAGCTGAAGGAAGTATTGCAAAGTTGTAAGGATTTCGGCGTAGTCAATCAAGAAGAAAGCCGTTTACTCTATGGTTATCTTTCTCTTAGTGATTGTAGTGTTAAAGAGCGTATGCAGCCACGCCAGGATATTTTATTTTATGATATCCAAACCCCTTTAGAGAACCTCTATCTTTTATTTTCTAAACAGCATTGCTCACGAGTTCCTATATGTAACGATAACCTCCAAAACCTTCTGGGCATTTGCACAGCGCGCTCTCTTCTTTTACATGACAAGCCACTGCAATCTTCGGATGATCTCCTCCCCTTGCTGAAAAAACCGTATTATATGCCAGAAACCATCTCTGCAAAAATGGCTTTATGTCAGATGGCAGCTGAAGACGAAACCCTAGGGATGATCATTGATGAATACGGATCTATTGAAGGATTGATCACTCAAGAAGACCTCTTTGAAATTGTTGCTGGAGAAATTGTAGACCAGAGAGATAATAAAATACTCTATACCACCTCAGGAGCTGATGTTATTATTGCCTCAGGAACTTTAGAACTCCGTGAGTTTAGTGAGATCTTCGATATCAACCTACCGACGAACAATAATATTGCGACTATAGGAGGCTGGTTAATAGAGCAAATCGGAACGATTCCGACAACAGGAATGAAACTCTCTTGGAATAACTTGCTTTTCCAGGTATTAGACGCTGCTCCGAATCGCATTCGCCGTGTGTATATAAGGAAATTGTATGACTAA